Proteins encoded together in one Ictidomys tridecemlineatus isolate mIctTri1 chromosome 3, mIctTri1.hap1, whole genome shotgun sequence window:
- the Nicn1 gene encoding nicolin-1 isoform X1, giving the protein MSRVSVPCHVKSTVALQVGDVRTSQGRPGVLVIDVTFPSLAPFELQEITFKNYYTAFLSIRVRQHTSTHSPAKWVTCLRDYCLMPDPHSEEGAQEYISLFKHQMLCDMTRVLELRLILRQPSPLWLSFTVEELQIYQQGPKSPSMTFPKWLSHPVPCEQPIPLPEGLPDPSRVSSEVQQMWALTEMIRASHTSTRIGRFDVDGCYDLNLLSYT; this is encoded by the exons ATGTCCCGCGTGTCGGTGCCCTGTCATGTGAAAAGCACTGTAGCCCTGCAGGTGGGCGACGTACGGACTTCCCAAGGCCGGCCTGGCGTGCTGGTTATCGATGTCACCTTCCCCAGCCTTGCGCCTTTCGAG TTGCAGGAGATCACATTTAAGAATTACTACACAGCCTTTTTAAGCATTCGTGTCCGTCAGCATACTTCAACACACTCACCAGCGAAGTGGGTGACCTGCCTGCGGGACTACTGTCTGATGCCTGATCCGCACAGTGAGGAGGGAGCCCAGGAGTATATATCGCTGTTCAAGCACCAG ATGCTGTGTGACATGACCAGAGTACTGGAGCTGCGTCTGATTCTACGGCAGCCATCACCACTGTGGCTGTCTTTCACAGTGGAGGAGCTGCAGATCTACCAGCAGGGACCAAAG AGCCCCTCCATGACCTTCCCCAAGTGGCTGTCTCACCCAGTACCCTGTGAACAACCTATTCCCCTCCCTGAG GGTCTTCCAGACCCCAGCAGGGTGTCTTCTGAGGTTCAGCAGATGTGGGCACTGACAGAAATGATCCGGGCAAGTCACACCTCCACGAGGATCGGCCGTTTTGAT gTGGATGGCTGTTATGACCTGAACTTGCTCTCCTACACTTGA
- the Nicn1 gene encoding nicolin-1 isoform X2 produces the protein MSRVSVPCHVKSTVALQVGDVRTSQGRPGVLVIDVTFPSLAPFEEITFKNYYTAFLSIRVRQHTSTHSPAKWVTCLRDYCLMPDPHSEEGAQEYISLFKHQMLCDMTRVLELRLILRQPSPLWLSFTVEELQIYQQGPKSPSMTFPKWLSHPVPCEQPIPLPEGLPDPSRVSSEVQQMWALTEMIRASHTSTRIGRFDVDGCYDLNLLSYT, from the exons ATGTCCCGCGTGTCGGTGCCCTGTCATGTGAAAAGCACTGTAGCCCTGCAGGTGGGCGACGTACGGACTTCCCAAGGCCGGCCTGGCGTGCTGGTTATCGATGTCACCTTCCCCAGCCTTGCGCCTTTCGAG GAGATCACATTTAAGAATTACTACACAGCCTTTTTAAGCATTCGTGTCCGTCAGCATACTTCAACACACTCACCAGCGAAGTGGGTGACCTGCCTGCGGGACTACTGTCTGATGCCTGATCCGCACAGTGAGGAGGGAGCCCAGGAGTATATATCGCTGTTCAAGCACCAG ATGCTGTGTGACATGACCAGAGTACTGGAGCTGCGTCTGATTCTACGGCAGCCATCACCACTGTGGCTGTCTTTCACAGTGGAGGAGCTGCAGATCTACCAGCAGGGACCAAAG AGCCCCTCCATGACCTTCCCCAAGTGGCTGTCTCACCCAGTACCCTGTGAACAACCTATTCCCCTCCCTGAG GGTCTTCCAGACCCCAGCAGGGTGTCTTCTGAGGTTCAGCAGATGTGGGCACTGACAGAAATGATCCGGGCAAGTCACACCTCCACGAGGATCGGCCGTTTTGAT gTGGATGGCTGTTATGACCTGAACTTGCTCTCCTACACTTGA
- the Amt gene encoding aminomethyltransferase, mitochondrial — MQRAMSMVAPLGFRLQALPSAPGRPLSCSQDVLRRTPLHDFHLAHGGKMVAFAGWSLPIQYQESHIESHLHTRRHCSLFDVSHMLQTKIFGCDRVKLMESLVVGDIAELRPNKGTLSLFTNEAGGILDDLIVTNTSEGHLYVVSNAGCWDKDLALMQDKVRELKNRGNDVGLEIVDNALLALQGPTAAQVLQAGVADDLRKLPFMTSAVMKVFGVSGCRVTRCGYTGEDGVEISVPAPGAVHLATALLENPEVKLAGLAARDSLRLEAGLCLYGNDIDEHITPVEGSLGWTLGKRRRAAMDFPGAKVIVPQLKGEVQRKRVGLMCEGAPMRAHNPILSTEGIMIGTVTSGCPSPCLKKNVAMGYVPFKYSQPGTQLLVEVRRKQQMAVVSKMPFVPTNYYTLK, encoded by the exons ATGCAGCGGGCTATGAGCATGGTGGCCCCTTTGGGCTTTCGCCTGCAGGCGCTTCCCTCGGCCCCAGGTCGCCCTCTCAGTTGCTCACAG GATGTGCTCCGCAGAACTCCGCTCCATGACTTCCACCTGGCCCATGGCGGGAAAATGGTGGCATTTGCGGGTTGGAGTCTGCCTATACAGTACCAGGAAAGTCACATTGAATCGCACCTTCATACACGGCGACATTGCTCGCTCTTTGATGTCTCTCACATGCTGCAG ACCAAGATATTTGGTTGTGACCGGGTGAAGCTGATGGAGAGTTTAGTGGTTGGAGACATTGCAGAGCTAAGGCCAAATAAG GGGACACTGTCGCTGTTTACCAACGAGGCTGGAGGCATCTTAGATGACTTGATTGTGACCAATACTTCTGAAGGACACCTGTATGTGGTGTCCAATGCTGGCTGCTGGGACAAGGACTTGGCCCTCATGCAG gacAAGGTCAGGGAACTTAAGAACAGGGGCAATGATGTGGGCCTGGAGATTGTGGATAATGCTCTGCTAGCCCTGCAAG GCCCTACTGCAGCCCAAGTTCTTCAGGCTGGTGTGGCAGATGACCTGAGGAAATTACCCTTCATGACCAGTGCTGTGATGAAGGTGTTTGGTGTGTCTGGCTGTCGAGTGACCCGTTGTGGCTACACAGGAGAAGATGGTGTAGAG ATCTCAGTGCCAGCCCCTGGGGCAGTCCACCTGGCAACAGCTCTGCTGGAAAACCCAGAGGTGAAGCTGGCAGGGCTGGCTGCCCGGGACAGCCTGCGCCTGGAAGCAGGCCTCTGCCTGTATGGGAATGATATTGATGAACATATCACACCTGTTGAGGGCAGCCTTGGTTGGACATTGG GGAAGCGTCGCCGAGCTGCTATGGATTTCCCAGGAGCTAAGGTTATTGTTCCCCAGCTGAAAGGTGAGGTGCAGCGGAAGCGTGTGGGATTGATGTGTGAGGGGGCTCCAATGCGGGCACACAACCCCATCCTGAGCACAGAAGGCATCATGATTG GTACTGTGACCAGTGGCTGCCCCTCACCCTGCTTGAAGAAGAATGTGGCAATGGGTTATGTGCCTTTCAAGTACAGTCAGCCAGGAACACAGCTGCTTGTAGAGGTGCGGCGGAAGCAGCAGATGGCTGTGGTCAGCAAGATGCCCTTTGTACCCACGAACTACTACACTCTGAAATGA
- the Tcta gene encoding T-cell leukemia translocation-altered gene protein, whose protein sequence is MAEPWSGQSLHALPATVLGALGALGSEFLREWEAQDMRVTLFKLLLLWLVLSLLGIQLAWGFYGNTVTGLYHRPGLGGQNGSTPDGSTHFPSWEMAANEPLKTHRE, encoded by the exons ATGGCGGAACCTTGGTCTGGGCAGTCTTTGCATGCTTTGCCGGCCACGGTGCTGGGCGCGCTGGGCGCCCTGGGCAGCGAATTCCTGCGGGAGTGGGAGGCGCAGGACATGCGCGTGACCCTCTTCAAGCTGTTGCTGCTCTGGTTGGTGTTAAGTCTCTTGGGCATCCAGCTGGCCTGGGGTTTCTACGGGAACACAGTGACCGGGTTATATCACCGCCCAG GTCTGGGCGGCCAGAATGGATCCACACCCGATGGCTCCACGCATTTTCCTTCGTG GGAAATGGCAGCAAATGAACCTCTCAAAACTCACAGGGAATAA
- the Nicn1 gene encoding nicolin-1 isoform X3 — MSRVSVPCHVKSTVALQVGDVRTSQGRPGVLVIDVTFPSLAPFEMLCDMTRVLELRLILRQPSPLWLSFTVEELQIYQQGPKSPSMTFPKWLSHPVPCEQPIPLPEGLPDPSRVSSEVQQMWALTEMIRASHTSTRIGRFDVDGCYDLNLLSYT, encoded by the exons ATGTCCCGCGTGTCGGTGCCCTGTCATGTGAAAAGCACTGTAGCCCTGCAGGTGGGCGACGTACGGACTTCCCAAGGCCGGCCTGGCGTGCTGGTTATCGATGTCACCTTCCCCAGCCTTGCGCCTTTCGAG ATGCTGTGTGACATGACCAGAGTACTGGAGCTGCGTCTGATTCTACGGCAGCCATCACCACTGTGGCTGTCTTTCACAGTGGAGGAGCTGCAGATCTACCAGCAGGGACCAAAG AGCCCCTCCATGACCTTCCCCAAGTGGCTGTCTCACCCAGTACCCTGTGAACAACCTATTCCCCTCCCTGAG GGTCTTCCAGACCCCAGCAGGGTGTCTTCTGAGGTTCAGCAGATGTGGGCACTGACAGAAATGATCCGGGCAAGTCACACCTCCACGAGGATCGGCCGTTTTGAT gTGGATGGCTGTTATGACCTGAACTTGCTCTCCTACACTTGA